A stretch of DNA from Carassius carassius chromosome 22, fCarCar2.1, whole genome shotgun sequence:
cctggcccgacacgttcactgtaattatgagcccgagcccgatttaaacccgaccatttttaatatgtgggccgttataaccaggggcggcaccagattattattttttttaccgcaggtgctgctgtgctagatcatttaggctacgggggagctgctcagttatatatatatatatatatatatatatatatatatatatataccgtattttccgaactataagtcgcactttttttcatagtttggctggtcctgcgacttatagtcagatgcgacttatttatcaaaattaatttgacatgaaccgagagatatGAACcgagagacatgaaccaagagaaaacattaccgtctccagccgcgagagggcgctccatgctgctcagtgctcctgtagtctacactgaagacatagagcgccctctcgcggctgtagacggtaatgtatttcttggttcttggttgtaaataaatgcgacttatagtccggtgcgacttatatatgtttttttcctcatcatgacgtatatttggactgatgcgacttatactcaggtgcaacttatagtctgaaaaatacggtatatatatataccgtagggaagtcgtggcctaatggttagaaaggggagtcgtggcctaatggttagagagtcggactccctatcgaagggttgtgagttcaagtcccgggccggcaggaattgtgggtggggggagtgcatgtacagtgctctctccaccttcaataccacgacttaggtgcccttgagcaaggcatctaacccccaactgctccccgggcgccgcagcataaatggctgcccactgctccgggtgtgtgttcacagtgtgtgtgtgtgttcactgctctgtgtgtgtgcacttcggatgggttaaatgcagagcacgaattctgagtatgggtcaccatacttggctgaatgtcacgtcactttcactttcatatatatatatatatatatatatatatatgcgtgccgcatttaatgcacgagacaaagccaacacatatgttgtcactccacacgactagtttaaaatgtttccatacctccgattttcctccaaacttgctcaaagttaattctcctgttttaatttttttctttgcttcttcaagctccatgttgcacttaatctactgaatagtacagcacgcacagcaggtgtgatgcgaGACTGCGAATGGACGAGACGCTGggcatgacacgtgacgtgctttatcaagggcccgacccgGCCCGAGGACGGTGGCGGGAAATATCGGCCCGACCCGTGCCCGAGCTCGGGttcgggcagagaatctaagctctagtCAGCTGTCATATTTCAGGTGATTTAAAACTAACTACATAATCCAAGACTCGATCCCTGCTTTAGGACAGGGGTTAAGGAGATACTGATGGGAGCAGTTCAGCCGTCATGCTAAGCATTTCTTAGTGCTGATAATCACACTGACACGATTAGACTGGACAGCACATTATCTCATGCAGAGTCAGACTGGGGTCTTCTTCCTGGCCTGTTGTGGAAACCAGAGCAAGTATGAGGAAAGGCATGAGTTTCTGCACTAAACTTAAGTCGTAAGCCTTCAGCTTTAGTAGTGCATTACTTATTTGCATAACTTCTCATTAGTCCCAGCTGATGGTCTGATGTTATGATCAGCTGATAGCCCATTTAGGTCAATGACATGATCGTTGTTTAGGGAAGCAAGGTTTCATAGGAGAAACATGCATAGAAATCAATCAGCCGGCATACAAAACAATGTCTCATCATTaccaaatattggattcaatcttttaaGCAGCTTGTCTTCTTTCAATTCTTTCACTTCTTTTTTTGGATGGATTGATTTTAGGCCTCTTTGAGTTTATGTgcctcagtttttgagtgaacattACTAAAGTGATCCatgaacgatagatagatagatagatagatagaataaattattatataaataattgttttcattgAACAATTATTCAATTTAACATCTaaaactgaagcaaaaaatgtttcttaaagaaaatgttaaatgaaataaaaaaatataaaaaacaattattttagtagtttatcatttaaatttttagtttaACCTGATGTGCTAAAATATCTtaactgaaattatttaaaaattatatatattaaaacatttataaaatattttatatatatatattatatatacaaaatttataaaattataaaacaatttaagaataattattaaaataaaaccagttgttatttgaaataaaataaacgttaaccaaaataaatataaaactataaaattcattttgagttttatacaaaaaacaaacaaacaaaaaaattacactaaAAACCCCAACAAAATTCCTACAACTTactagaattaaaatgaaaatggaaaatataaattaaagacTGTTTcaaaaaaggaattaaaatgatactaaaataactttttaatttataatataaattacaagaataaattcTTCTaagttattataaaaaaatgtgtccAGAAAGAAATGACATAGCAACCGCATAACAGCATACgaaaatagcaaaagaaaaaaatatatatatacacacacacacacacacacataaattaatGTATTCTACATATTGATGATTTGTGTGATGATTCATCAGGTCAGTTTATTGACGGTGCACAGCGTGTCAGGATGGAGTGATCTTGGGTTCCACATTTGTCACTCAGGAATCACGTGGTACTGTGATGACTCAAGCTTTAGTGGAGAACTCTTATGGGACGGGAGGGGGTGAGTCTGTTGGCAGGCGGTTTGTAAACCCTCTGTGCTCCGTGTGTTTGGCATTATCCCCTCTGCTCTCTGTGGGATGAGTGGACACAGACTCAGCCTGTTCTCCGAGAGGGCAGGGCTTTCCTACGTCGTTCTTGCAGGCTGCATCATTCTGCGACGCACATTCTCGCTCTCTTGCTCTGAATGGATGGTTTGTATGAGCTGAAACTTGAACATGAACCTTGGTTGAGTGCACACACATTCATTACTCATTACTGTGTCTCATTTTCTTCATCATGATCTTGTGGTTTCACTCGGCCTTGTCTGGCCAGTCATTGTAAGTGCCCCTTAGAAGCTGATCTTTCTTTGAGTTAAACAATGTGTTTTTGCCGGTGTTGTAAGTTGTAGTGGAGGTGCTGCGATGCAGTAAAGGTTATTACCTTCGAGAGTATAATATTGCTTGAGAAACAATTTAATCCACTGATTAAGCCACTGATTTTGTTGGTGAGCTGCGAGTTTGACTTTTTAAGCACAGTGGTTTCccccttatttatatatatatatatatatatatatatataacttttttccatacatgtattcattttatatattatattttaaagtgtttaatataaatatacctatttttaaagtaaataaaacaaacattgaattacattttacaagaaaaatactactttttttaatgtaacgTGTTACAATATGttggtaattacttttttttatttattagcaaATTCAGTGTGCCACattgttattttaaacaaatatttaatacaaatttgaTAAATAATCTATGtaaaatttgtttttgaaaacaaaaatccagtaaattaaatattttacatataaaaagtGCATCATCTCATTTATTTGTAATGTTATGGGAGACAAACCAAACAATCAGATATGTAGACTGACATAAGTGCTCAAAAACTGCTTCAAAACTGAATTACTGAATTCTTGTTGTGcacagtgtttctcctgtttgtcagCGCTGGACATCTATACAGTCAATACTGTTTTTCTCTGAATTCAAGCTTTTCACACTGAACGTTATCGTTTTCTATTCCCAGTCCTAGTTTTGCCCATTAATTTCTGTGCAAATGGATAGCATGTTATAGCAGTGTACATTGCTCATTTAAGCCATTGCTACTTGTGTATTGGACATGCAGGGTGTCTTTCACTCCATTCAGTCTGAGGTTTCCTGTTCCTCCCCTGAAAGATCAAACAGATTGGTGATCAAGTGTTTCCAATCAATCCAGATGGGATTTATTTGTTTTCCGCTGTCACTGCATGTTTACGTCCAGCATCCTTTAAGGTCACTATTGGCCAGTTGTTGATTCCAGTGGATCCGTTTCCTGAATCCCCAAACACTCACACATCACTGTCCGCAGGGGGAAGGGAGGATGGGATGCCCCCAATCTGCAGGATGTGTTCAGTCATGTTGTGAATTCGCAGCACAGTTGctgttaaaggcatagttcacccaaaaatgaacatttgctgttcatttactcacccttaagccatccaagatgtagatgagtttgtttcttcagtacaaaagtaaagaagatttttagcagAAGCTGTGGTACTTGGCGAGTCATAAAATGTGGCTTTTGTCACTTTGAGAGACAAAAAAGCATATACAGgcaatatattgaggtcttatgaagtgaaattaTCAGTCTGAGCTATCGCACACGAATCACTCTTTTGAACCAGTTCTTTTTAGTGCTTCTTTGTTGTCAAACACATGTTGCCACATTTTATGACTCAACCAAGGACCAGTTCCAGCTAAAAACGTCTTTCATCTTaatctttgatggcctgagggtcAGTAAATTAACAGCTAATGctcattttttgagtgaactgtccctttaaggccaCTTTCACTGAACTAAGCGGAAGATGACACATTTTACGCTCAACAGTTACACAGAAGAACCAGGCCGATTCAAAACACATGGAAAGGGACTCATGGAATTCACTACAACAATGCAGGCACACATTAAACTCTAAACTTTAAACAGATGTCCTGTAGGGCAGGTTAACTTTGTATTTGGGTAATTCGGACACTGTTACTCAGCTTTGGCTCCTGTCCTGGAATACTACTTAAAATTGAGACATTTCTTGTACAACAACATTAGAAGTGATCTGTCAACTGTGCTGGAAGTTCAGTGTGTTGTTGAGGACAAACCTTCTGGCTTTCCTCAAGCTCTCCAGTCCAAAGTAAATAGATCTTAACATCAGTGTGAACATCAGATCCAGTGGTGTCTAAAGGACAAGGTCCAGCTTCACCAGCGCTGATCTTTGTCTCCTGCGGGTTCGTCTTTCCTCACATCTGTTTTTCTGCTTAAAGGGTTGCATCATCTGTGTCCTTGTTTGGCTTTTAAACTTCCTCTTCCTGCACACACATTCACGGCCCCCTTGAGAGGATTAAACAAATTACAGGCCGCTGTCTGAATCCACCAATGCCACTCCCAGCGTCTCTGTCATTACAACTCTCTGAGCCTCTGTGGCTCCAACAACTATTCGGATTCTCCAGCTGGGCAAAAACTCAGAAAGAGTCATATTGCAGTACCCCCATTGAAACATGTACCTTACACCCATCCAAACTACGGACAAAGAACCCTTCACTGCCAAAATCCACCCAGCTTCATGCAGACACTCATATTGATGGAACGGAGAGCATCTTACTTAATCAGCATACTACTCATACTTCATTAGTACTATGTGTAAGGtgcataagattttttatttttatcaaatctTAAACGGAAGGATTTTTTACTGTAGTGATAAATTTTGTGCCTCATTCTCAtagtataaatattttgaattacaatatatattgtatattatatattttgtgcatatctatctatcattgtccatctatctatttatacgtataacattttttaaataaaataaaatatttgccaagaataacttttttttttactttttaaaaatatatatatcatcttaatgaaaagaataaattaaatcgTCTTTAATGTTTATATGGTGTTTTCTTAAGGCATGGAAATCACACAAAGTATCGCAGAATCAAAATTGACcatcattgttttagttttacCTTCCTAAGTAACACAGTTTTGCTCTGAATtggcattaaaatgcaaaacaacCTAATTTCCAAGACTATTACTGATGGTATTTATGTGAAATATAGACTGTGCAGTATGCTGTGCACTTCTATTCCATTGCTGTAAGGGAACTGATCCCAGACCAGGCACTAAGATGTGATAATTTATTTCCTCAAACTGTAGGAAAATTTACGTTTGTCCTCCTCCGAGTGAAACGCTCTCTTCtatttctctcaaagagagcAGTCGACACTTAGCAATTTCCAGCAATCATCATAATCATTGCATGCTCAAGAGTGTCAAATGTAATTGCATATCAGCAATGACTTAATAATACAGTGACTTTGTTACGGCCATAAACCGTATGTGAATTCAAACAGAAATGAATGGTGCGAATGCTTTGACATGTTATGTCACTCAACACCCACTCCTGACCTGATTTGAACTGCTGCAATTTTCAGTTGCTTCCTCATGCAACATGAAGCGTTCACCTTAAGTGGCCTTGAAAAAGCTTGCCGTTTTTATGCTATGGTTTGGGGCTGAAGACGGCATTCCAGAAAAGTAGTTCTTTGCCAAATATGAAGTTCAAGCAAGAGAACTGTTTATGCAAACACAATTACTGTGCCTTTGGTGGACGGCAGGCTCAGGAACATCTGCACCTGCATGCATTTCTCTCCAGATGTAGTTTTCTCACCATGATGTGCACAGACAGAGCTGCTGCTGAGGAACAAAAGTGGGAATCTGGGAAATGTAGGGCAAGGCATTCCAGAGCAACTTTGTCTCTTGCATTCTCAAATGGTTTCTATCTCCTTGTTGCTTTGTGTATTGGTTTAGCTGTTttcttgtctttctctctgtttttttgaCTTGGTAAACATCTGAATCAGTCTGTAATTGATCCTATACGTTGGCTTCTCTCCATTTTCATCCTAGACTCTACCTCTTTACTGGTTTGCTCAGTTTGACGTTGTTTAACTCATTTTTCTACCTTGTGAGCTGCCTGCCTTGATTGCATTTGTAAGCAGCTTTCTTTTTTGAACCCGTTGCCAAATCTGTGTGAATTCATAATGAAATGACTAAATTTCACCGAACAACAGTTAATGTGAGCGTATCTTAAATCAACATTGTGTATTTTATGGAGAATGCAATCCCACAGTACGTCGCAAAAGTGGGAAACGGGGTTTCTGTAGTTCTTACATTAGTTTTATTTTTCCCTTCTACAACTGAGGCCTTAAAATGTCTTAGATCAGAGCAGAATTCCTTAAATTCATAGTCCAAGTTAAGGCATCATATGTTATATGCTTCCTCAGaaatgttgtctttttttcctgtttatctaaatgtctaaaaatccttaaataaatttacttgagatgcaaaatgaagatatgaagttttgttttctgagaaattaaaCACAATTAAGTAAGCTTATGCTTAAAACGAGAACAAACCTCTATCAGTAGGTGATGAAAACCCTTTCTTTAAGTACATCTTTTTGAGGCAATCAgtagatatttgttcttgttttaagcattagCTCACTACAATTTGGTCTCTTTCTCAGAAAATAACACGTCTTATGTAATTTTGTTTCTcagtgtatcttgatttaagaatcttttAAGAAGTACTATTAACATtgacttaaaacttaaaaaaaatgacttAAGACTTTGCATTGGCTTTCATAAAACCTGCTGAATCCTTGGAGATAAATGttgatttgaaacatttttatatctaaataaaaatacaatgtaaaaCACCCAATATGTGTAATTTTATGCTTATTAGAGTCATGCAAACTCTCACTTTTTGTGTGAAGTGCAAAGTTGCTGTATATGAACAGCGTTCCAAATCATCTCTAATGACCTTCCTTTTCACTTAGGGTTACAAGGAAGATGCATGTTTTCTCTCAGTATGAACATGAATGTTCTATTAATATCTAGTGTCTAAGTGGCCTTGAAAGAGTAAACTTTATGCATTTTAGCATGTATGCATTTCAGTTACTGAAACTGCCAAAAACTCATGGTTGGTCATTAAGTCAAAcaaaaattcatatttttctGACTCTTGGTGCAGTATGTTGCTTGCCATACTACTGTCAGTCGGCAGCACCAAGCATCATGTCGTCTTCTGTCAGGTTGTGCTAGTCAAAGCAGCGTTGTTTGATCTTGTAATCTGTCTTGATTGGCTGAAGCCAAAGACCTTCGTATCGCACTGTGTGGCTGTGCAGATGAACAGATGAACAGTTTGAAGGTCTGCGTTGCGTTGAGCCTCTTCCTGCAGAAGAGCCGTCTGGACTCTGACTCAGCTCTGCAGATGGAGATGAgagtttttatattcataaattatattttgaatataaatgTTCTATAGTATATAATGcctgtattgtaaaaaaaaaaaaacatggtttaaaCTTTCAGTTTTTACTAAGTACAAATGTAATAAGTATGATTAATAACCAGTCAGCTAGTCATTATTGAAAAATAATCTCATTAAGAATGATTCAAGAGCATCCTTGTTAATGATAATGAGTCAAAAATGCTGTAGACTGAGCTTAACGTGTTGAATTCAGGACATTCCTTTGAAAAGCAGCTGGAGAGAAGAGCTGAGAAGAAAACCCAGCTGACCTGAGTCAGCCCAAGTCTTTTAAGAGATGAAATGAATGTCTGGAAGCGCCTCAGCCTGTCTAAACCTGTTGCTGGGGGGCTGGAGCGGCACCCATAGGAATGCCAAGGAGAAGGGAGGCCGCTGTCTCTCAGCCTTCTCACTGGAATAGTATCCAGGCGTCTGATTGGATGAGAGGCAGCCTGATGCACTCTGATTGGTGGAGAGGGTTGCCCTGTGGGTACTTGCTATAATGTTTAGTATGTCCCTCGATCAGATCTTCAAAGAAATGTGCTGATATATATTTTACAGTCTGCAATTAAGGCCTGTTTAACCAGCTGCGGTTTAATGAGCACTTCATTTTAGCTCTACAGTCACAGCTTGATCCTCGTTCTTAAACCTCTTAAACCTCTCATCCAAAGGTAAAACACTGTTTCAgacattttttgtgtgttattgcaCTGTAATTAAAGATTATGATTAATATCGGAGTGCATTACTGAGTACAGTAAATAATATACAGTCTTGTGGTCATTATTGTAATCATAATACAATTTGAtataatttatacaatttattggtttaaaaattttaataatttatttgtatgtatttaagaAGAAAAATATTACATGTGTGGGCATATATTGtaagtagttaaaatatttaaaatattaaaacaaattaatttccttttaaaataaaataaaataaaaaataataaaatacaaataactaaacaacaatatttaaaaaatatttaaattaatgaaattaaatttaaacaaaaaattaacaaatgtaataattcattttaaaaaaattttttatttgtttgagaagggaaaaaaaacttattacatgtatacttacaaaaaaaaaaaaaagtagaaaaaatggaattaaatatgcatttaataaaattaactttAATAGTTTAAACATGGCATTTTATGGTCCAAAATTAGGGTCTCTTTAGCTCTGAAGTCACAGCTTTTCTTGATCCTAACCTTCAAATTCGTGTTCTTTCTGTGCAGCACTTCACCGAGCTGCTGGATGATCTGTCCCAAGAGGCTTTGCTGGGGCAGTTGTTAAGCGACCCGTTCCTGTCCGGCCGTGGTGATGCTATGGACACAGAGGATGATCTGACCCCTGTGTCTCCAGTGCCGCCACACATTCAAGCCGAACACAGTTACTCGCTGTGCGGAGACTCGCGCCCACAGTCGCCCCTGTCCCATCTGCCCGGAGAGCCTGACAGCGACGCCGGTAAGACTCGACCAGAAACGGTTTCCAATTTGATAATAGAAATCTGAATTAAATGCAATTACATGTGTATTTTTAGGTGATACAGACAATGATGAGTGGCCCATGGAGCAGGAAGATAAAGGGCTGAAGATGGAGCCTCTGCTGTGTGACCCGTCGCCCGTCCTGCTGCCCTACCTGACCCTCACTCTGACCCCCGAGGGTCCTGTCTCTGAGCCCGTGACTGACGCCCCACTGACTCTCCCTCAGGCCACACAGGTTAAAGTGCTCGGCATGAGTGAGCATGTGATGGCAGCCATGCAGTCAGTGGGCTTTTACTGAAGTGCTGATTTCTCCTCATATCTGCAGGTGAAGGAGGACCGTGAGAGTTTCAGCTCTCAGATTAAACTGGAGCCACACGAGGTGGATAAGTTCTTAAACCTCTCACCCAAAGGTAAAACACTGTCTCAGACATTTGTGCATCATTGCACAAAATGAAAACACCGGAACACATTAATGAATAGAGTAAATAGCATACTGTCACTTGGTCAACTGTTGATGCTCTTGAATCATCTTGAATgggtttatttttcaataatgacCCGCTGACTGAACATTACACTTGTGTATTTGCCAAAATAAAAAGTAcacaaaaattgtaaaataaataatgaagatgtaataattctaatattttaattgaaataatctataataataataacaatattttaactgaaattatatatatatataattatatataattatatatttttttcagttaaaatatttttattattacatctttattatttatttaattttttttttttttacttttttggcaAATACACAAGTGTATGTTATGCAAATAAAAATTTTATGCAAATACacaagtgtttatatatatatatatatatatataatagaatattTAAGCCAAAGATTTTCATAAAGCAGGAATTTGACCACAGAAAGCAGTAATTTGACGGATCACAATCAATCTGTAATGTTTTTCTTCAGGCCTGGAGTCTCTGCAGATGCCACCGACTCCTCCCAGCTCTCACAGCAGCGACTCGGAGGGCAGTCAGAGTCCGGTTCACCCCTGTGCTCCTGCCAGTCCCACACAGACCCCCACTGTCCTCAAGGTGGCGCCAAGACCCCCGTCTTCCCTCTCCAGCTCTCCTCTGCTGACTGCACCCCATGTGAGTACAAAGACAGGACctgttgtattttattaaaaaagatggTCAGGTGACCTCCTCTGGTCTGATCTGACAGAAACTGCAGGGCTCCGGTCCTCTCCTGCTGACGGAGGAGGAGAAACGCACGCTCATCGCTGAAGGATATCCTGTGCCCACCAAACTGCCCCTGTCCAAAGCTGAGGAGAAAGCACTGAAGAAGATCCGCAGAAAGATCAAGAACAAGGTCGGTGACAGACTGTAAAAAGATGCATACTGCGAATCTGAGTACTAAAATTAATGTCAAATGCACAAACAACGATTTTCAGATTTCAGCACAAGAGAGCCGCAGGAAAAAGAAAGAGTACATGGATGCTTTAGAGAAGAAGTAAGTCTGATA
This window harbors:
- the LOC132098677 gene encoding cyclic AMP-responsive element-binding protein 3-like protein 2, encoding MEIMGSGEPFLQWDKNFSELSEPGDSDILYSTHFTELLDDLSQEALLGQLLSDPFLSGRGDAMDTEDDLTPVSPVPPHIQAEHSYSLCGDSRPQSPLSHLPGEPDSDAGDTDNDEWPMEQEDKGLKMEPLLCDPSPVLLPYLTLTLTPEGPVSEPVTDAPLTLPQATQVKEDRESFSSQIKLEPHEVDKFLNLSPKGLESLQMPPTPPSSHSSDSEGSQSPVHPCAPASPTQTPTVLKVAPRPPSSLSSSPLLTAPHKLQGSGPLLLTEEEKRTLIAEGYPVPTKLPLSKAEEKALKKIRRKIKNKISAQESRRKKKEYMDALEKKVETCSSENSELRRKVETLECTNKSLLQQLHSLQVAVAGKVPRSCRMTGTQTSSCLMVVVLCFSVFLGSFYRGLSPCSSVTKTDLSREISIQDSYTTTVKSRNLLSIPEHGGLDEPHPIGLGGDYPEWDHQADVMVAWRLEQQHKQEQEELPRAEPRPLILITNEIRAQKSIVIDLHSHRSDKWSNETAKVIDLDKTVNETS